A genomic window from Nicotiana sylvestris chromosome 11, ASM39365v2, whole genome shotgun sequence includes:
- the LOC138881267 gene encoding uncharacterized protein: MKYYADKRRIDREFQVGDLVYLKLQPYRQISLALRRNLKLSSKYYGPYKVLARIGKVAYKLDLPHESKVHPVFHISLLKKTMGDRVVVHTTLPLTSEDGKFLVKPVAIPQRQLIKRDNSTVVRVLVQWSNPPPKDATWEDYHYINARFLEFDSNH, translated from the coding sequence ATGAAATACTATGCTGACAAAAGGAGAATAGATAGGGAGTTTCAAGTTGGGGATTTGGTCTATTTGAAATTGCAACCCTATAGACAAATATCTCTAGCATTAAGAAGAAACTTGAAGCTGAGCTCTAAGTACTATGGACCCTACAAGGTCCTGGCAAGAATTGGCAAAGTGGCTTACAAACTCGATCTTCCTCATGAATCTAAGGTCCATCCTGTGTTTCATATATCTTTGCTCAAGAAGACGATGGGAGATAGAGTAGTAGTGCATACCACACTACCACTCACTAGCGAGGATGGTAAGTTCTTGGTGAAACCAGTGGCAATCCCGCAGAGGCAGCTTATTAAGAGGGACAACTCTACCGTGGTAAGGGTACTGGTGCAATGGTCAAATCCCCCTCCAAAAGATGCCACTTGGGAGGACTATCACTACATCAATGCAAGGTTTTTAGAATTTGATTCCAATCATTGA